In Desulfobaculum bizertense DSM 18034, one DNA window encodes the following:
- the sfsA gene encoding DNA/RNA nuclease SfsA, producing the protein MQSSKILLPYPEECIHGTFVRRVKRFSVETRVNGKEVWAHTNNSGSMLGLTRPGSPVYLSPAANPKRKLKFTLETITINGTRVGVNTLTPNRILKAAFEAQALTEFQGFTHFRPEAKIGDSRLDALLTGPNSQMYVEAKNVTLVEDSIAAFPDAVTLRGQKHLRELITLADQGIRVASFYFIQRTDAQCFAPADYVDPEFAKLFYLAKSKGVEIWPYVASISDRGIGISHKLPLAPEFL; encoded by the coding sequence ATGCAAAGCTCCAAAATTCTCCTCCCCTACCCCGAAGAGTGTATTCACGGCACATTCGTTCGCCGTGTAAAGCGCTTTAGTGTCGAGACTCGCGTCAACGGCAAAGAGGTCTGGGCGCACACCAACAACTCTGGCTCCATGCTCGGACTGACTCGGCCCGGCAGCCCCGTCTATCTGTCCCCCGCCGCAAACCCAAAGCGCAAACTCAAGTTCACCCTTGAGACCATTACCATCAACGGGACCCGCGTCGGCGTCAACACCTTAACGCCGAACCGCATCCTCAAAGCCGCTTTTGAGGCCCAAGCACTCACAGAATTTCAGGGATTCACTCATTTTCGGCCCGAAGCAAAAATCGGTGACTCCAGACTCGACGCCCTGCTCACTGGCCCCAATAGCCAGATGTATGTCGAAGCAAAGAACGTCACCCTCGTCGAGGACTCCATCGCCGCCTTCCCCGATGCCGTCACCCTCCGCGGGCAAAAGCATCTTCGGGAATTAATCACTCTCGCAGATCAAGGCATTCGCGTTGCCTCTTTTTACTTCATTCAACGCACTGACGCCCAGTGTTTCGCCCCCGCTGACTATGTCGACCCGGAATTCGCCAAGCTCTTTTATCTCGCCAAATCAAAAGGCGTCGAGATCTGGCCTTATGTCGCATCAATCTCCGACCGCGGCATCGGCATCTCTCACAAGCTCCCTCTCGCGCCTGAATTTTTATAG